A single genomic interval of Mucilaginibacter robiniae harbors:
- a CDS encoding porin family protein — protein MKKIVLSIAFLIVAVVGAQAQVSFGVKGGVNFSKITTDDVKKSSVAGYQAGVFARIGNGWYLQPELYLGSRGGKFEYQANSSTTVTATDKVTFTTLNVPLLLGRKFGLKNANVRIMAGLIYSYNLSTNKNFAYNASDAYADFGEYNNSTLGYQAGAGVDIGHITADLRYEGGLSYINSNYGQRANLIALSVGFKIF, from the coding sequence ATGAAAAAAATTGTATTAAGTATTGCGTTCTTAATAGTTGCTGTTGTTGGTGCCCAAGCTCAGGTAAGTTTTGGCGTTAAAGGCGGCGTTAACTTTTCAAAAATCACGACGGATGATGTCAAGAAGTCATCCGTTGCCGGCTATCAGGCCGGTGTGTTTGCCCGCATTGGTAATGGCTGGTATTTACAACCCGAACTTTACTTAGGTAGCCGGGGTGGTAAGTTCGAGTATCAAGCCAATAGCAGTACCACAGTTACAGCAACCGATAAAGTAACCTTTACCACCCTGAATGTGCCTTTGTTATTAGGTAGAAAATTCGGCTTGAAAAATGCAAACGTACGTATCATGGCTGGCTTGATTTACTCTTACAATTTAAGCACCAATAAGAATTTTGCCTACAATGCCAGCGATGCCTATGCCGATTTTGGAGAGTACAACAACAGCACCTTAGGCTATCAGGCAGGTGCCGGGGTTGATATTGGCCATATTACGGCCGATTTACGGTATGAAGGTGGACTTTCATACATCAATTCAAATTATGGGCAACGCGCCAATTTGATAGCATTAAGTGTTGGGTTTAAGATATTCTAA
- a CDS encoding S41 family peptidase: MALKSIYRKAGWAAGAVMLATTLWSFSDDLFQISKNLDVFASVYKEVNMNYVDDINSAKLVKTGVDAMLNGLDPYTEFVPESEIEEYRLHYVSTQYGGIGASIFAREGKVYISDVFEGFPAQKADIRAGDQLVKINDIELTSRNSDQVSQLLKGSKGAGIKLLVKRGDAPAVEKNLIREEIKQPNVTYYGMVDGNMGYIKLDKFLENSAEEVTTALTNLKKNNPNGIILDLRSNGGGILQEAVKIVNLFVPKDVEVVSQKGKIKEKNFAYNTVSNPMEPNLPLVVLVNNHSASASEIVAGSLQDLDRAIIIGQRSYGKGLVQQTFNLPYNSLVKITIAKYFIPSGRCVQALDYAHRKDDGSVVKMADSSLHEYKTKNGRSVYDGSGVYPDVYIKPEHFADITQTLVSKLYIFDYATMYRNDHPKINSPRAFALTDAEYDDFVKYLNGKNYTYSTASEKILTALKAEATKDKQYNELQPEIEALKNKLASNKKNDLQVYKPEIKQILENEIADRYYFDKGRYETNFKYDKELAQAIKTMQDKPQLVAILKGEGSYKVIGKPQTTLAAIKPDDKH; encoded by the coding sequence ATGGCATTAAAAAGCATTTACCGGAAAGCAGGATGGGCAGCAGGAGCCGTAATGTTGGCTACAACCTTATGGAGTTTTAGTGATGATTTATTCCAGATATCCAAAAATTTGGATGTGTTTGCTTCGGTTTACAAGGAAGTAAATATGAACTATGTGGACGATATTAATTCGGCCAAACTGGTAAAAACAGGCGTAGATGCCATGCTGAACGGACTGGACCCTTATACCGAATTCGTGCCCGAATCTGAAATTGAAGAATACCGCTTACATTATGTAAGCACCCAGTATGGTGGCATTGGCGCCAGTATATTTGCGCGTGAGGGCAAGGTATATATCTCGGATGTGTTTGAAGGTTTCCCAGCGCAAAAAGCAGATATACGTGCCGGCGACCAATTGGTGAAAATTAATGATATTGAGCTTACCAGCCGCAACAGCGATCAGGTAAGCCAATTGCTGAAAGGTAGCAAAGGTGCCGGCATCAAACTGCTGGTAAAAAGAGGCGATGCTCCGGCAGTTGAAAAGAACCTGATTCGGGAAGAAATCAAGCAGCCCAATGTAACTTACTACGGTATGGTTGATGGCAATATGGGCTACATTAAGTTAGACAAGTTTCTGGAAAACTCGGCCGAAGAAGTTACCACTGCCTTAACCAACCTAAAGAAGAATAACCCTAATGGTATTATTCTAGATCTGCGCTCAAACGGTGGCGGTATTTTGCAGGAAGCGGTGAAGATTGTAAACCTGTTTGTACCGAAGGATGTAGAAGTAGTATCACAAAAAGGCAAAATCAAAGAAAAGAACTTTGCTTATAATACGGTAAGTAACCCGATGGAGCCGAACCTGCCGCTGGTAGTTCTGGTGAATAATCACTCCGCGTCTGCTTCCGAAATTGTAGCTGGCTCACTGCAAGATTTAGACCGGGCTATTATTATTGGTCAGCGTAGCTATGGTAAAGGGCTGGTACAGCAAACCTTTAACCTGCCATATAACAGTTTGGTTAAAATTACTATCGCCAAATACTTTATCCCATCAGGCAGATGCGTACAGGCGTTAGATTATGCCCACCGTAAGGATGATGGCAGCGTGGTAAAAATGGCCGATTCATCATTGCATGAGTATAAAACCAAAAACGGCCGTTCGGTTTATGATGGTAGCGGCGTGTACCCTGATGTATATATCAAACCAGAACATTTTGCTGACATTACCCAAACCCTGGTAAGCAAGCTGTACATTTTTGATTATGCTACTATGTATCGCAACGATCATCCTAAAATTAATTCGCCCCGAGCTTTTGCTTTAACGGATGCAGAGTATGATGATTTTGTAAAATATCTGAACGGTAAAAATTACACCTACAGCACCGCCAGCGAAAAGATACTGACTGCTTTAAAAGCCGAGGCTACTAAAGACAAGCAGTACAACGAACTGCAACCCGAAATAGAGGCCCTGAAAAACAAACTAGCCAGCAATAAAAAGAATGATTTGCAGGTGTACAAACCTGAAATTAAGCAAATACTGGAAAATGAAATTGCCGACCGTTACTACTTTGACAAAGGCCGGTATGAAACCAATTTCAAATACGATAAAGAGTTGGCGCAAGCTATTAAAACCATGCAGGATAAACCTCAACTGGTTGCTATATTAAAAGGCGAGGGTAGCTATAAAGTAATTGGCAAACCCCAAACTACTTTAGCTGCTATCAAACCCGACGATAAGCACTAA
- a CDS encoding shikimate dehydrogenase family protein, protein MKKYGLIGYPLSHSFSQRYFEEKFAKEGITDAEYKLYPLQSVQDFQDLLHQNPDLCGLNVTVPYKIDILEEMDWMSEYAKGIGAVNCIRISSESPVLAAFSGEVGLAGHDFRLEGFNTDAYGFEMSLKPLLKSHHEQALILGDGGAARAVKYVLSDMSIPYKIVTRKAFETSTLFEQLTPQDIEEHTLIINTTPVGMSPDIEAYPPIPYEYINSDHLLYDLIYNPEETAFLRKGREMGAATKNGHEMLILQAEKSWEIWNSKAKHP, encoded by the coding sequence ATGAAAAAATACGGGCTTATCGGTTATCCGCTTTCACATTCTTTTTCTCAACGCTATTTTGAAGAAAAGTTTGCAAAAGAAGGCATTACAGATGCGGAATATAAGTTATATCCCTTACAAAGCGTTCAGGATTTTCAGGACTTGTTGCACCAGAACCCGGATTTATGCGGATTGAATGTAACCGTACCTTATAAAATTGATATTTTGGAAGAGATGGATTGGATGAGCGAGTATGCTAAAGGCATAGGTGCCGTTAACTGCATCCGTATATCATCCGAAAGCCCTGTATTAGCTGCCTTTTCAGGCGAGGTAGGGCTGGCCGGACATGATTTCAGGTTAGAAGGCTTTAACACCGATGCCTATGGATTTGAAATGTCGTTGAAACCTTTGCTCAAATCACATCATGAACAGGCACTAATATTAGGTGATGGCGGAGCTGCCCGTGCAGTTAAATATGTGTTATCAGATATGAGTATCCCCTATAAAATTGTTACTCGCAAAGCTTTTGAAACGAGTACTTTATTTGAGCAACTAACACCACAGGATATAGAAGAGCATACGCTAATTATTAATACCACACCGGTAGGCATGTCGCCAGATATAGAAGCATATCCGCCTATCCCTTATGAGTACATCAATAGCGATCATTTACTATACGATTTAATTTACAACCCGGAAGAAACCGCTTTTTTACGCAAAGGACGGGAAATGGGTGCCGCCACAAAAAACGGGCATGAAATGCTGATTTTACAAGCCGAAAAATCATGGGAAATATGGAACTCCAAAGCAAAGCACCCCTAA
- a CDS encoding MBL fold metallo-hydrolase yields the protein MATIQVFPNNPYQENTYLLFDTTGECAIIDPGMYTAAEQNAVVNFIKNNNLKPVLLLNTHCHIDHVLGNKFVFDQYGLKPQFHEGELIVLQAVPVWAQQTGLRYELSPLPDTYLPETGNIQFGETTLQLIFAPGHSPAHLCFYDVADNLLVGGDVLFRGSIGRTDLPGGNHNQLLQNIEEKLFTLPDTCRVYPGHGPDTTIGYEKQHNPFF from the coding sequence ATGGCTACGATACAAGTATTCCCGAACAATCCTTATCAGGAAAATACCTACTTGCTGTTTGATACAACCGGCGAATGTGCGATTATCGACCCGGGTATGTACACTGCAGCCGAGCAGAATGCAGTAGTTAATTTCATCAAAAACAACAACCTGAAACCTGTATTGCTGCTGAATACGCATTGCCACATTGATCATGTACTAGGTAATAAGTTTGTGTTCGATCAATACGGTTTGAAACCACAATTTCATGAGGGAGAACTCATCGTGTTGCAAGCCGTACCAGTATGGGCGCAGCAAACCGGGTTGCGTTATGAACTATCGCCTTTACCCGACACGTATTTGCCTGAAACCGGAAATATTCAATTTGGTGAAACTACTTTGCAGTTAATTTTTGCACCAGGCCACTCACCTGCTCATCTTTGCTTTTATGATGTGGCCGATAATCTGCTGGTGGGCGGCGATGTGCTGTTCAGAGGGAGCATTGGCCGTACTGATTTACCCGGCGGTAACCACAACCAACTCCTTCAAAATATTGAAGAAAAGCTATTTACGCTACCCGATACCTGCCGTGTTTATCCTGGCCATGGCCCTGATACAACCATTGGTTATGAAAAACAACATAATCCGTTCTTTTAG
- a CDS encoding peptidoglycan DD-metalloendopeptidase family protein, with the protein MNKHQQLAAYISRHTDRVVQVVEFDKSADCLLSFDFTAANTSLTPDDIADTVKFSSWVDAELAKSGCRYGIGGYMEHRTLYARSELFNTDGHEPRRLHLGVDIWGPASTPVYAPLYGKIHSFQNNDHFGDYGPTIILEHDLDGMPLYSLYGHLSQESIQNLTVGQSINVGQCIAHLGNMNENGNWPPHLHFQLMFDMQGHAGDYPGVSRYSEEQIYRQNIPDPDVILQFSGATII; encoded by the coding sequence ATGAATAAGCATCAGCAACTAGCAGCTTATATAAGCCGCCACACCGATAGAGTAGTGCAGGTAGTTGAATTTGATAAAAGTGCAGACTGCCTGCTCTCTTTTGATTTTACAGCAGCGAATACTTCTTTAACACCTGATGATATTGCCGACACGGTTAAGTTTAGCAGTTGGGTAGATGCTGAGTTGGCTAAAAGTGGCTGCCGGTACGGTATTGGTGGCTACATGGAACACCGCACCTTATATGCTCGTAGCGAGCTTTTTAATACAGATGGGCATGAGCCACGCCGTTTGCACCTGGGTGTAGATATATGGGGACCAGCCAGTACTCCGGTTTATGCTCCTTTGTATGGTAAAATACATAGCTTTCAAAACAATGATCACTTTGGTGATTACGGGCCTACTATCATTCTGGAACATGATTTAGATGGAATGCCTCTATATAGTTTATACGGACATCTTAGCCAAGAGAGTATTCAAAATTTAACGGTTGGTCAATCTATTAACGTAGGTCAGTGTATAGCCCATTTAGGTAACATGAACGAGAATGGCAACTGGCCACCACACCTGCACTTTCAACTCATGTTTGATATGCAGGGCCATGCAGGCGATTACCCCGGTGTAAGCCGCTACTCGGAAGAGCAAATTTATCGGCAAAACATTCCTGATCCTGATGTTATTTTACAGTTTTCAGGAGCAACTATAATCTGA
- a CDS encoding Dabb family protein codes for MKKIRHIVLLKFKEDCTPEQVKKIEDAFISLQSAIQEIVDLEWGLNNSPENLNDGFTHGFVLTFNTEAERQTYLVHPSHVAFTDLLKNALDKVLVFDYSA; via the coding sequence ATGAAAAAAATACGTCATATAGTTTTATTAAAGTTTAAAGAAGATTGTACACCTGAACAGGTGAAAAAGATAGAAGATGCTTTTATCAGCCTTCAATCCGCTATTCAAGAAATAGTTGATCTGGAATGGGGATTAAACAATAGCCCCGAAAACCTGAATGATGGTTTTACACATGGGTTTGTGCTTACCTTTAATACCGAAGCTGAACGGCAGACGTATCTGGTACATCCATCACATGTAGCTTTTACAGATTTGCTGAAAAATGCACTGGATAAGGTACTGGTGTTTGATTATAGTGCTTAA
- the gldD gene encoding gliding motility lipoprotein GldD: MELQSKAPLKLTGWLCLMVLLFSACHSQPDYAPKPRGYFRINFPERAYQQYTGSCPYTFVYPTYAVIEPDKARNAKPCWINLQLPQFNGTLHLSYEPILSKKEFNELVEDAHTFAFKHTVKATSIDEGIIHYPDRKVYGIYYTIEGNAASSAQFFLTDSTKHYIRGALYFNTQPRLDSIQPVLDFVKQDVNKLIKSFRWKN; the protein is encoded by the coding sequence ATGGAACTCCAAAGCAAAGCACCCCTAAAACTAACGGGCTGGCTATGCCTGATGGTGCTGCTATTTTCGGCTTGCCACAGTCAGCCTGATTATGCACCTAAGCCACGGGGGTATTTCCGTATTAATTTTCCTGAACGAGCTTACCAGCAGTACACTGGTAGTTGCCCGTACACCTTTGTTTACCCTACCTATGCGGTAATTGAACCCGATAAAGCCCGCAATGCCAAACCCTGCTGGATTAACCTGCAACTACCGCAATTTAATGGCACCTTGCACCTGAGCTACGAGCCTATACTTTCTAAAAAAGAGTTTAACGAGCTGGTAGAAGATGCGCATACCTTTGCTTTCAAGCACACGGTAAAAGCTACATCAATAGATGAAGGTATTATTCATTACCCTGACCGTAAGGTTTATGGTATTTACTATACCATTGAGGGTAATGCAGCCTCCTCAGCCCAGTTCTTTTTAACAGATAGTACCAAACATTACATTCGCGGAGCTTTGTACTTTAACACGCAGCCCCGCTTAGATTCTATACAGCCCGTACTGGATTTTGTCAAACAGGATGTAAATAAACTAATCAAAAGCTTCCGGTGGAAGAATTGA
- a CDS encoding Uma2 family endonuclease → MRTLNIPTNALEIYKLLPEGTRCEVLYNVLTMSPAPSILHQTIAVKLTALLFNLLNSSNEGIVLAAPVDVYFEEEQSVVQPDLLVVLHDNQSIIRDKGIYGAPDIIIEILSGNRLNDVVNKKELYAKTGVKEYFIIDPTNKQVNLFAGTGTGRFTSVFETQGKIVSALLRTTLEF, encoded by the coding sequence ATGCGCACATTGAATATTCCAACCAACGCACTTGAAATATACAAACTGTTACCTGAAGGTACCCGATGCGAAGTACTGTATAATGTTTTAACCATGTCGCCAGCACCTTCTATACTACATCAAACTATAGCAGTTAAGCTTACAGCATTATTATTTAACTTACTAAATAGCAGCAACGAAGGTATTGTACTGGCAGCTCCGGTTGATGTCTATTTCGAAGAAGAACAATCAGTAGTTCAACCTGATTTGCTGGTGGTACTTCATGATAACCAATCTATCATCCGCGATAAAGGTATTTATGGTGCACCTGATATCATTATTGAAATTCTATCTGGTAATCGGCTTAATGATGTAGTAAACAAAAAAGAGCTTTATGCCAAAACCGGTGTAAAAGAATATTTTATTATTGATCCTACCAATAAGCAGGTTAATCTCTTTGCCGGTACTGGTACAGGGCGTTTTACATCGGTGTTTGAAACACAAGGCAAAATTGTATCTGCATTGCTGAGAACCACCTTAGAGTTTTAA
- a CDS encoding FtsX-like permease family protein, whose protein sequence is MNTSIFIARRYLFSRKKTHAINIISGISMLGVLVGSAALLVILSAFNGLEKVILSLYNNFTPEIRIEPAKGKTFNPNAPYFSIIRKDDALFSYTEVLQEKALIRYGDRQFIGTIKGVSADFLKNKQLDSTIQNGSFTLNLNGQPCAVIGATVQNSLSVNVHDPLSVLQVYSPRRNVVSSINPADEFVVRSIFPAGVFSVQQDFDDLVITPITFTRQLLDEPQNVSAIELNYKRRTRTLTKQKEIAQHLGSNFVVKNRYQQNTELYKTLNYERWFTFMILTFVLIIAIFNIIGSLTMLVMDKRKDIAILTSLGAGKSLIQGIFFFEGMMISMVGCIIGMLLGLIFCVLQQQFGLVKMGGQLMVIDAYPIALKASDFALVFLTVTVIAVIASGISARLSVKGLDEIKQEL, encoded by the coding sequence ATGAATACTTCTATTTTCATAGCTCGGCGTTACTTGTTTTCACGCAAAAAAACGCATGCCATCAATATCATATCCGGTATATCCATGCTGGGTGTGCTGGTAGGCAGCGCTGCATTGCTGGTTATCTTGTCGGCATTTAACGGGCTTGAAAAAGTAATTTTATCGCTGTACAATAACTTTACGCCCGAAATCAGGATAGAACCGGCTAAAGGAAAAACATTTAACCCTAATGCACCTTACTTTAGCATCATCCGAAAGGATGATGCTTTATTTTCCTATACCGAAGTATTACAGGAAAAAGCCCTGATCCGTTATGGTGACCGCCAGTTTATTGGTACCATAAAAGGTGTAAGTGCTGATTTTTTAAAGAATAAGCAACTGGATAGCACCATTCAAAACGGCTCATTTACTCTGAACCTTAATGGGCAACCCTGTGCCGTAATTGGCGCTACCGTACAAAATAGCCTGTCGGTCAATGTTCATGACCCGCTATCGGTATTGCAGGTGTACTCGCCCAGGCGCAATGTGGTTAGTTCTATAAACCCGGCCGATGAATTTGTGGTACGCTCTATTTTTCCGGCTGGTGTATTTTCCGTTCAGCAGGATTTTGATGATCTGGTTATTACGCCTATTACTTTTACCCGCCAGCTGCTCGATGAGCCTCAAAATGTATCAGCTATCGAACTTAATTATAAACGCCGTACCCGAACGCTCACCAAGCAAAAAGAAATAGCACAGCATTTAGGCAGCAATTTTGTAGTAAAAAACCGGTATCAGCAAAACACAGAGCTATACAAAACCTTAAATTATGAACGTTGGTTTACTTTCATGATTCTTACTTTTGTGCTGATTATTGCCATATTCAACATCATAGGTTCGTTAACTATGCTGGTAATGGATAAGCGCAAAGATATTGCTATTTTAACCAGCTTAGGGGCAGGTAAATCGCTCATACAAGGCATCTTCTTTTTTGAAGGGATGATGATTTCTATGGTTGGCTGTATTATTGGCATGTTGTTGGGACTGATATTTTGTGTTTTACAGCAACAGTTCGGGTTGGTTAAAATGGGCGGACAATTAATGGTGATTGATGCCTACCCTATTGCTCTAAAGGCAAGTGACTTTGCACTGGTGTTTTTAACAGTAACTGTAATTGCCGTGATTGCATCAGGCATCAGCGCTAGGCTAAGTGTAAAAGGGTTAGACGAAATTAAACAAGAATTATAA
- a CDS encoding TonB family protein: MLKYFIILLLTGATLRVTAQSQPAFKGGSAAFDSFIASHLMYPEFSRQNCIAAVIRVGFSVGENGKVSDVRAEQGPGIDLDEEAVRVIKLTSGKWDVPAGYKGGTRIILPIRFTPDYARCNANNNRPLNMDAAIVAYRNRQELENAVTNYYINKYKGTADLNKESQIIALKEQLGINDELLNDVLEQAKEKLKQGDTEGACKDWNFIHNTGSNLADNYLAKHCK; this comes from the coding sequence ATGCTGAAATACTTCATTATATTATTGCTAACCGGTGCTACTTTAAGGGTAACTGCCCAAAGCCAGCCTGCTTTTAAAGGTGGCAGTGCTGCTTTTGATAGTTTTATTGCCAGCCACCTCATGTACCCGGAATTTTCAAGACAAAACTGTATAGCCGCTGTAATACGAGTGGGCTTTTCAGTTGGTGAAAACGGTAAAGTTTCGGATGTAAGGGCCGAGCAAGGGCCGGGTATTGACCTGGACGAAGAAGCGGTTCGGGTAATTAAACTTACTTCAGGCAAATGGGATGTACCAGCCGGGTATAAAGGCGGAACCCGCATTATTTTGCCCATCCGTTTTACTCCCGATTATGCCCGATGCAATGCAAATAACAACAGACCATTAAACATGGATGCTGCTATTGTAGCTTACCGCAACCGCCAGGAACTGGAAAATGCTGTAACCAACTATTACATCAACAAATACAAAGGTACTGCCGACTTAAATAAAGAAAGTCAAATTATCGCCCTTAAAGAACAACTGGGCATTAATGATGAGTTGCTGAATGATGTTTTAGAGCAGGCTAAAGAAAAACTGAAGCAAGGCGATACCGAAGGGGCTTGCAAAGATTGGAACTTTATTCATAACACCGGCAGCAACCTGGCTGATAACTATCTGGCTAAACACTGCAAATAG
- a CDS encoding tetratricopeptide repeat protein — protein sequence MEEEYDFGFTEDPRFSVERYEEMIRNHDQYFFDAHAFENIIDYYIEKNDPVKALQVVEYARNQHPFAAVFLIKQAQLLVVTNRVSEAFAALDKASLLEASDADIYIIRGNLYESMDRYTEALENYEKALGMAEETDDILLHMAYVYQNMGDYDQAIQYLKQCLEQNMENQDALYELAFCYDVIDNQQESIQFYQQYIDNEPYSYAAWYNLGNAYTKLGLFEKAIDAYDYAILIKDSFASAYFNKGNALVNLEKYAEAIEVYRQTFEYEQPNADTYCAIGECYEKLEQMDEARSFYKKAVRMDSRLADAWFGIGVTLDFEERYFEALHFYKKALDLDAANADYWFAIADAEYKLGHLPEAEQAYDKVVELNPLDVDAWLDYSSILYEQDRLTDAIEVISEAIKNNPEAAELYYRMVAYLFAKGDYNEALSNLELALTSDPDKHYILFDYLPQLQKNKIIMDIINRYMHH from the coding sequence ATGGAAGAAGAATATGATTTTGGTTTTACTGAAGACCCCAGGTTTTCAGTTGAACGTTACGAGGAGATGATCCGTAATCATGATCAGTACTTTTTTGATGCCCACGCATTTGAAAACATTATTGATTATTACATTGAAAAAAATGATCCGGTAAAAGCCTTGCAGGTAGTAGAGTATGCCCGAAATCAGCACCCCTTTGCCGCGGTATTTTTAATAAAACAGGCTCAGTTACTGGTAGTAACCAACCGGGTTAGTGAGGCCTTTGCTGCGTTGGATAAAGCATCCTTATTGGAAGCTTCAGACGCTGATATATACATTATTCGGGGTAACCTGTACGAGAGTATGGACCGTTATACCGAAGCGCTGGAAAACTATGAGAAAGCGCTGGGCATGGCTGAAGAAACTGATGATATTCTGTTGCACATGGCCTACGTTTACCAAAACATGGGCGATTACGACCAGGCCATTCAGTACTTAAAGCAATGCTTGGAGCAGAACATGGAAAACCAGGATGCCTTGTATGAACTGGCATTTTGCTATGATGTGATCGATAACCAGCAGGAAAGCATACAGTTTTACCAGCAATATATTGACAATGAACCTTACAGCTATGCTGCCTGGTACAATCTGGGTAATGCATATACCAAGCTAGGGCTGTTTGAAAAAGCTATTGATGCTTATGATTACGCCATATTGATTAAAGACAGTTTTGCATCAGCCTATTTTAACAAGGGTAATGCACTGGTTAATCTAGAAAAATACGCCGAAGCTATTGAGGTATATCGCCAAACTTTCGAGTATGAGCAACCAAATGCTGATACTTACTGCGCTATAGGTGAATGTTACGAGAAGCTGGAACAAATGGATGAAGCCCGCTCGTTTTATAAAAAAGCAGTGCGCATGGATTCACGCTTGGCAGACGCCTGGTTTGGTATTGGCGTAACGCTTGATTTTGAAGAACGCTATTTTGAGGCATTACACTTTTACAAAAAAGCGCTGGACTTGGATGCGGCCAATGCGGATTATTGGTTTGCTATTGCCGATGCCGAATATAAACTAGGCCACTTGCCCGAAGCGGAACAAGCCTATGATAAAGTAGTAGAGCTAAACCCGTTGGATGTAGATGCCTGGCTAGATTACTCATCCATATTGTACGAGCAAGACCGGCTAACGGATGCCATAGAGGTAATTTCAGAAGCGATTAAGAATAACCCAGAAGCGGCTGAGTTATACTACCGCATGGTAGCTTACCTGTTTGCCAAAGGTGATTATAACGAAGCCTTGAGCAATCTGGAACTGGCCTTAACTTCCGACCCGGATAAACATTATATTTTGTTTGATTATCTGCCTCAGTTGCAGAAAAACAAAATCATTATGGACATTATCAACAGGTACATGCATCATTAG
- the rbfA gene encoding 30S ribosome-binding factor RbfA, which yields MESKRQQKFAGVLQQDLAAIFQREGMSFLPNTLVTITKVRVTPDLAIARVFLSFFNTANTQQSLQTVKSHASEIRYKLGARIKDQVRVIPQLEFFVDDTNEYVERMDKIFDKISKEDRQKDEE from the coding sequence ATGGAATCAAAACGTCAACAAAAATTTGCCGGAGTATTGCAACAAGATCTGGCAGCTATATTTCAGCGCGAAGGGATGAGCTTTTTACCCAACACGCTGGTTACTATTACTAAAGTACGGGTAACGCCAGATTTGGCTATTGCCCGCGTTTTTTTAAGCTTTTTTAATACCGCTAATACGCAGCAATCTTTGCAAACTGTTAAATCGCACGCTTCCGAAATTCGTTACAAATTGGGCGCTCGCATTAAAGACCAAGTAAGGGTTATTCCGCAACTTGAATTTTTTGTGGATGATACTAACGAGTATGTAGAACGCATGGACAAGATTTTTGATAAAATCAGCAAGGAAGACCGGCAAAAGGATGAAGAATAG